One window of the Colletotrichum destructivum chromosome 4, complete sequence genome contains the following:
- a CDS encoding Putative aldolase-type TIM barrel: MAPRAPPRGIYAPVVAFFHEDETLDLAALKTHVERLAKSGVAGLVIQGSNGEAPHLLHSERQQVIATAAEVLKQHGKSDAVIIAGCGAQSTRETVQLCTEAKESGADYALVLSPSYWSTYYGPLSFVFPQQNENTNRFTAGAMQKPVIQQFFDDVATASPIPILLYNFPAVTSGIDLDSDLIAGLAASNANIVGCKLTCGNLGKLHRVAHDERIPKPFAAFAGKSDFFLHGLVAGSHGVIAAAANFTPKVHVKLLQLYDEGKLAEAQELQTKLSQADWVLVQLGVAGLKAALDRYFGYGGGRSRRPLGLVASAKFEGEKDAVLKSLVDLESSL; encoded by the coding sequence ATGGCTCCTCGCGCACCCCCTCGCGGCATCTACGCCCCCGTCGTGGCCTTCTTCCACGAAGACGAGACGCTGGACCTCGCGGCCCTCAAAACCCATGTCGAGCGGCTCGCAAAGTCAGGCGTGGCCGGACTCGTGATCCAGGGGTCCAACGGGGAGGCGCCGCATCTGCTCCACTCAGAGAGGCAACAGGTCAtcgcgacggcggccgaggtgctgAAGCAGCACGGCAAgtccgacgccgtcatcatcgccggctgTGGCGCGCAGAGCACGCGCGAGACGGTCCAGCTCTGCACCGAAGCCAAGGAATCGGGAGCGGACTACGCCCTCGTGCTGTCGCCGAGTTACTGGAGTACGTACTACGGGCCCCTTTCTTTCGTCTTTCCGCAGCAGAACGAAAATACTAATCGGTTCACAGCCGGGGCGATGCAGAAACCCGTGATCCAGCAGTTCTTCGATGACGtcgcgacggcctcgcccatccccatcctcctGTACAACTTCCCCGCCGTGACGTCGGGCATCGACCTCGACTCAGACCTCATCGCGGGGCTCGCGGCGTCCAACGCCAACATCGTGGGCTGCAAGCTGACGTGCGGAAACCTGGGCAAGCTGCACCGCGTGGCACACGACGAGCGGATCCCGAAACCCTTTGCGGCGTTCGCGGGCAAGTCGGACTTCTTCCTGCACGGCCTCGTGGCGGGCTCGCACGGCGtcatcgcggcggcggccaacTTCACGCCAAAAGTGCACGtcaagctgctgcagctctacgacgagggcaagctcgccgaggcgcAGGAGCTGCAGACGAAGCTGAGCCAGGCGGACTgggtgctggtgcagctggGTGTCGCCGGGTTGAAGGCCGCGCTGGACAGGTATTTCGGGTACGGAGGCGGCCGGAGCAGACGGCCTCTCGGCTTGGTTGCCAGCGCAAAGTTtgagggagagaaggatgCGGTGCTCAAGAGTCTGGTGGACTTGGAGAGTTCGCTGTGA
- a CDS encoding Putative histidine phosphatase superfamily, clade-2, with amino-acid sequence MGALSLVLLMGALLSTSSAQSSNPSVWASVAMIMHGERTPLRSELQNTLTPRGAQQMYAQGSAFRARYLASGTPTNISEGRITSRAAIRDVARNVIEHEQLSIFSVPDAHVVAGATAFMQGLYPPITQAFAPETGGTNISLSTLSGNLTQYPLGGYQYPVIETLGVLDERSVYIRGNTECPQWRISTTTVMQLDPYMRKLYEASLPGYHLLFSTPPLNDGTISLSNANFWDAYNLYEYVRYRYTHEQAIYDAMKDDYAQQSQFLMMYARQQQLNMTSNKVVSGLKKGDMIRTIAGRTFARKVVDALEANGNYGGYSNKMTIMFSSHEPFMAFFALAQLQQQYQTLLTPFWDIPENGAAMVFELIGDQPNEPNTYPTEDNLYVRFLYRENANPNTSFEEYSLFGLSDADTRMTYSYFKQEMLKFGVDVSTWCSICGSVESFCDWESHTTTTTRPTVGEAIRSDAQKPVVAGIIGAVIVLAALGVLFVMAAVLGGFRIHRKRSVTEPEPRDKDGRVAGFGGFKAAEKMASDPDLTVSKRGVHHERQGSWELHSGRDVTASQAGIVVGKASSTFRGRSMDDDDAVSVIGASPVKPREGV; translated from the exons ATGGGCGCCTTATCGTTGGTCCTGTTAATGGGCGCTCTgctctcgacgtcgtcagcCCAGTCATCCAACCCTTCGGTATGGGCATCCGTCGCCATGATCATGCACGGCGAGCGCACGCCTCTGCGCAGTGAGCTTCAGAACACCCTGACGCCCCGGGGCGCGCAGCAGATGTATGCCCAGGGCAGTGCCTTCAGAGCGCGATACCTGGCCAGCGGGACGCCGACGAACATCTCCGAGGGCCGGATTACTTCCCGTGCGGCCATCAGGGATGTCGCGCGCAACGTCATCGAGCACGAGCAGCTCTCCATCTTTTCGGTTCCCGATGCTCATGTCGTTGCTGGCGCGACCGCCTTCATGCAAGGCCTGTATCCGCCCATCACGCAAGCTTTTGCCCCGGAAACCGGCGGGACCAACATTTCCTTGTCGACCTTGTCAGGTAACTTGACGCAGTACCCGTTGGGCGGCTATCAATATCCTGTGATTGAGACCCTGGGGGTCTTGGACGAGAGGTCTGTTTA caTCCGAGGCAACACGGAGTGCCCGCAATGGAGGATCTCGACAACAACCGTCATGCAGCTGGACCCCTACATGCGAAAGCTTTACGAAGCCTCCCTTCCGGGGTACCATTTGTTGTTTAGCACCCCACCTCTAAATGACGGCacgatctctctctccaacgCGAATTTTTGGGATGCCTATAACCTCTACGAATACGTCCGCTACCGCTACACGCACGAGCAGGCCATTTACGACGCCATGAAAGACGACTACGCACAGCAAAGCCAGTTCCTGATGATGTACGccaggcagcagcagctcaacATGACGTCCAACAAGGTGGTATCTGGCTTGAAGAAGGGCGACATGATCAGAACCATCGCCGGCAGGACCTTTGCTCGGAaggtcgtcgatgccctcgaggccaacggcAACTACGGCGGCTACTCCAACAAGATGACTATCATGTTCAGCTCCCACGAGCCCTtcatggccttcttcgccctcgcccagctccaACAACAGTACCAGACTCTGCTGACACCCTTCTGGGATATCCCCGAGAACGGCGCTGCCATGGTGTTTGAGCTCATTGGCGACCAGCCCAACGAGCCGAATACATACCCGACAGAGGACAACCTCTACGTCCGCTTCCTCTACAGGGAAAACGCCAACCCTAACACGTCATTCGAGGAGTACTCGCTCTTCGGGctctccgacgccgacaccCGCATGACATACAGCTACTTCAAACAGGAGATGCTCAagttcggcgtcgacgtctcGACGTGGTGCAGCATCTGCGGCTCGGTGGAGTCGTTCTGCGACTGGGAGAgccacaccaccactacGACCAGGCccaccgtcggcgaggccatcCGCTCGGACGCGCAGaagcccgtcgtcgcgggcatcatcggcgccgttATCGTCCTAGCCGCTCTCggcgtcctcttcgtcatggCGGCCGTTCTTGGAGGTTTCCGTATTCATCGAAAGAGGTCGGTGACCGAGCCCGAGCCTAGAGACAAAgacggccgcgtcgccggGTTCGGCGGGTTCAAGGCtgccgagaagatggccagCGACCCGGACTTGACGGTGTCGAAGCGCGGGGTACACCATGAGCGCCAGGGCAGCTGGGAGCTGCATAGCGGGCGGGATGTTACCGCTAGccaggccggcatcgtcgtggGCAAAGCTTCGTCGACTTTCCGAGGCAGATCGatggacgatgatgatgctgttAGTGTGATTGGGGCTTCTCCGGTGAAGCCCAGGGAAGGGGTTTGA
- a CDS encoding Putative cytochrome P450 yields the protein MTLPFGSWLGLSVSRAHYGLSSSILILLPLLLITIAVSRSLYGTISRARLARKLGCRPPPLEPSSLPLGIDIVLASLRADREQRTPDHVAARFAALSAHTFRLSLLGTTNLVTADPRNVQAMLATQFTDFGMGAARSTNLKAVLGRSIFAADGPAWRAAREMMRPLFSRDNVSRLDLLEVHVQTLFRCIEKDMTTMTTTAATTTTPEGRWSGAVSLASLFPSLTLDSATELFLGQSTHTLEARLRGDDSHPGTAFNHAFERMLAILGTRMRLRSLYWLYGTAELRSCVRTLHAFVDDAITASDRARSRGSSLAPYDFLDVLRERCAGGDGEVREQVLGLLAAGRDTTASLMAWAWYCLLRDRRVFAKLRAEVLAAFGSSDPAAVSFASLKQCAYLQHVLSETLRLHSVVPFNSRRALVDTTLPTGGGPDGRSPVYVSAGTEVNFSTHVLHRRRDLWGDDADDFVPERWETKRGAAGAAWHYVPFNGGPRICIGQQLALTEAGYVLVRMLQRYDAVEGLDVDASRDWHNFTVVCSPGSPVDRNEAVLCRLRIAAR from the coding sequence ATGACTCTGCCGTTCGGTTCATGGTTGGGGTTGTCAGTCTCAAGAGCTCACTATGGCCTCTCATCCTCTATCCTGATTCTCCTCCCGctcctcctcatcaccatcgccgtctcACGAAGCCTCTACGGCACAATCTCTCGAGCCCGCCTAGCCCGCAAGCTCGGCTGCCGCCCGCCACCCCTTGAACCCTCGTCCCTCCcgctcggcatcgacatAGTTCTCGCCTCCCTGCGCGCCGACCGCGAGCAGCGCACGCCGGACCATGTCGCCGCGCGCTTCGCCGCCCTCAGCGCCCACACCTtccgtctctccctcctcggcaCGACGaacctcgtcaccgccgacccGCGCAACGTCCAGGCCATGTTGGCCACTCAGTTCACCGACTTTGGCATGGGCGCCGCCCGCAGCACGAACCTCAAGGCCGTGCTGGGCCGGAgcatcttcgccgccgacggccccgCCTGGCGCGCCGCGAGGGAGATGATGAGGCCGTTGTTCAGCCGGGACAACGTCTCGAGGCTGGATCTCTTGGAGGTCCACGTCCAGACGCTGTTCCGCTGTATCGAGAAGGATATGACtacgatgacgacgacggcggcgacgacgacaacaccagAAGGCCGCTGGTCCGGCGCCGTGAGCCTCGCCTCGCTGTTCCCGTCCCTGACGCTCGACTCCGCGACGGAGCTGTTCCTGGGCCAGAGCACACACACCCTCGAGGCGCGCCTGCGAGGCGACGACTCCCACCCGGGGACGGCCTTCAACCACGCCTTCGAGCGGATgctcgccatcctcggcacCCGCATGCGCCTCCGCAGCCTCTACTGGCTCTACGGCACCGCCGAGCTGCGGTCCTGCGTCCGGACCCTCCACgccttcgtcgacgacgccatcaccGCCTCAGACCGCGCCAGGTCCCGCGGCTCGTCCCTGGCGCCCtacgacttcctcgacgtcctgcGGGAGCgctgcgccggcggcgacggcgaggtcagGGAGcaggtcctcggcctcctcgccgccggccgcgacaCGACCGCCTCGCTCATGGCCTGGGCGTGGTACTGCCTCCTCCGCGACCGCCGCGTCTTCGCCAAGCTGcgcgccgaggtcctcgccgccttcggctCGTcggacccggccgccgtctccttcgCGTCCCTCAAGCAGTGCGCTTACCTCCAGCACGTCCTCTCCGAGACGCTGCGCCTGCACTCGGTGGTGCCCTTCAACTCCCGCCGCGCGCTGGTCGACACGACGCTGCCGACGGGCGGAGGGCCCGACGGCCGGAGCCCCGTCTACGTGTCCGCGGGGACCGAGGTCAACTTCAGCACGCACGTGCtgcaccggcggcgagatcTCTGGggcgatgacgccgacgacttcGTGCCTGAGCGATGGGAGACCAAGcggggcgccgccggcgccgcgtgGCATTACGTGCCGTTCAACGGCGGGCCGAGGATCTGCATCGGGCAGCAGCTGGCCCTGACCGAGGCCGGATACGTTCTCGTGAGGATGCTCCAGCGGTACGACGCCGTGGAGGGGCTGGATGTCGATGCGAGCCGGGACTGGCACAACTTTACTGTCGTGTGCAGTCCCGGGAGTCCGGTTGACCGCAACGAGGCGGTCCTGTGTCGGCTGAGGATTGCTGCGAGATGA
- a CDS encoding Putative berberine/berberine, FAD-binding domain, PCMH-type, FAD-binding, type PCMH, subdomain 1: MSATISSETIEQELRPRLSAEARLHLPNSAGFDKSNLRFTQYERPTYLAAVEPGCEEDVIQVMRYAREKGVPFAPRSGHHAVTTTMRHLKGGILIDMRSLNKLSFDAEKQQVTVGGGVITDDFVKFLQSVGMEVNVGSCPTTGVIGVAFGAGLGRLQGKYGFLHDNMVSCKLVLADGRVLNVSEESNPDLFWALRGAGHNFGVALEATFRVYPQANGGIHYTWDLEYTLDQCDDVFGTLNSVHESMPPELAIFVLWIRQSDGGRKHHILVNVVWSGPEADADAWVDRFRRLDPVLDSGKVTTSWADLPWTTYKGMNKMLSRPEVWTLAPNKMMGAACVERFDLATTRAFLESVRDMNEAWAGKGFFGAMFECLPHQKVRELSDEATAFPWRWGSNHFLMLMATPLDVKHQPAFEAHLDRWKREFIATSGYGRLQQYVNYGNTTSSMRDPPEALYGYEPWRLEKLRALKRQYDPENVFRWYQPLIEEGER, translated from the exons ATGTCAGCGACCATCAGTTCCGAGACGATCGAGCAAGAGCTCCGTCCCAGGCTATCAGCCGAGGCCCGACTGCATTTGCCCAACTCGGCGGGCTTCGATAAGTCGAATCTGCGCTTCACACAGTACGAGAGGCCG ACATatctggccgccgtcgagccgGGCTGCGAAGAAGATGTCATCCAGGTGATGAGATATGCGAGGGAGAAGGGCGTCCCTTTCGCGCCTCGGTCGGGCCACCATgccgtgacgacgacgatgcgccACTTGAAGGGCGGCATCCTCATCGATATGAGATCCCTCAACAAGCTGagcttcgacgccgagaagcagcaggtGACGGTCGGAGGGGGCGTGATAACGGACGACTTTGTCAAGTTTCTCCAGTCGGTGGGAATGGAAGTCA ACGTCGGATCGTGCCCGACAAcgggcgtcatcggcgtcgccttCGGGGCCGGGCTCGGCCGCCTCCAGGGCAAATACGGCTTCCTGCACGACAACATGGTGTCCTGCAAGctggtcctcgccgacggccgcgtGTTGAACGTGTCGGAGGAATCGAACCCGGACCTGTTCTGGGCCCTCCGGGGCGCCGGGCACAACTTTGGCGTCGCGCTCGAGGCAACATTCCGCGTGTATCCCCAGGCGAACGGGGGCATACACTACACCTGGGACCTGGAGTACACCCTGGACCAGTGCGATGACGTCTTTGGCACGCTCAACAGCGTCCACGAGAGCATGCCGCCCGAGCTGGCCATCTTTGTGCTTTGGATCCGTCAGAGCGACGGAGGCAGAAAG CACcacatcctcgtcaacgtcgtATGGTCCGgccccgaggccgacgcgGACGCCTGGGTCGACCGGTTCAGGCGCCTCGATCCCGTCCTCGACAGCGGCAAGGTCACGACCAGCTGGGCCGATCTGCCGTGGACGACGTACAAGGGCATGAACAAGATGCTCAGCCGGCCCGAGGTGTGGACGCTGGCGCCCAACAAGATGATGGGCGCCGCGTGCGTCGAGCGGTTCGACCTCGCCACGACACGGGCCTTCCTCGAGAGCGTCCGGGACATGAACGAGGCGTGGGCCGGCAAGGGCTTCTTCGGCGCCATGTTCGAGTGTCTGCCGCACCAGAAGGTCAGGGAGCTGTCcgacgaggcgacggcgttcCCCTGGCGCTGGGGGTCGAACCATTTCTT GATGCTCATGGCCACGCCGCTCGATGTGAAACACCAGCCGGCGTTCGAGGCGCACCTCGACCGCTGGAAGAGGGAGTTCATCGCGACGTCGGGGTACGGCCGGCTGCAGCAGTACGTCAACTACGGCAACACCACCTCGTCGATGCGGGATCCTCCCGAGGCGCTGTACGGCTACGAGCCATGGAGGTTGGAGAAGCTACGCGCCCTGAAGAGACAGTATGACCCTGAGAATGTGTTTCGGTGGTATCAGCCGTTGATAGAGGAGGGTGAACGATAG